The region CCGGCCGAGAGAATGGCAAGCTTCGAAAAGACGCTTCAGGAACTCGGCTCGTTGGATCCGCGTCTTTCAAAGGCCAACCCGCGCCTACAGTGGATCGGAACATGCCAGGCCGGTTACCGCCTCGAGCCGGGAACGGATGCCGAAACGGCCTTGGCATCGGCTCACCGCTCGGTGACCGGCCGGTCGCTGAACCGGTCCATCATGGCCTGCTATCTGGATGCCGCGCTTTACATGAACCATTGCGAAATTCCCTCGCTTACCTATGGTCCTTTGACGAAGAACATCCACGGCATCGACGAATGCGTGAACCTTCCCTCGCTCAAGAGGGTGACGCAAACGATCGCGCTTTTTGCGGCAGAATGGTGCGGCATTTCACCAAAATGAATGCGGTGCCACTGAATTGGTTTCAAGCGGATTGATTGCGGCGGCGAAAGCCGATACCAACGCGCTCACTTTCCCTTGTCCTGCCCTGGCGGATCGGCACACGACCACCGGGGCTTCGCGAGTGATTACGAGAACCTAGAGAACCTTAGGACTTGCCATGCGCGTTGCCATGATTGGGACCGGTTACGTCGGTCTGGTTTCCGGAACATGTTTTGCCGATTTCGGTCATGTCGTCACTTGCATCGACAAGGACGCATCGAAAATCGATGCCCTGAACAACGGCCGGATTCCAATCTACGAGCCGGGCCTTCAGGATCTCGTTGCAAAGAACGTTGCCGAAGAGCGGCTCTTCTTCAGGACCGACCCCAAGGACGCGATCAGGGAGGCGGATGCGGTCTTCATCGCCGTGGGCACGCCGACCCGCCGCGGCGACGGGCACGCCGACCTTTCCTATGTCTATGCCGCGGCCGAGGAAATCGCCGGCCTCATCGACGGCTTCACCGTGATCGTCACCAAGTCGACCGTTCCGGTGGGAACGGGCGACGAAGTGGAGGCCATCGTCCGCAGAACCAATCCGGACGCCGATTTCGCCGTCGTCTCAAATCCGGAATTCCTGCGCGAGGGCGCCGCGATCAGCGATTTCAAGCGTCCGGACCGGGTCATCGTCGGCACCGAAAGCCAGCGGGCCGTCGGCGTGATGCAGGAGCTCTACCGGCCGCTGTTCCTCAACGAAACGCCGATCATCGTCACCCGGCGGCGGACCTCCGAGCTCACCAAATATGCCGCCAACGCATTCCTGGCGGTCAAGATCACCTTCATCAACGAAATCGCGGATCTTTGTGAAAAGGTCGGCGCGAACGTGCAGGAAGTCTCCAGAGGCATCGGCCTCGACAACCGCATCGGCTCGAAATTCCTGCATGCGGGCCCCGGTTACGGCGGCTCGTGTTTTCCAAAGGATACGCTCGCGCTATCCCGGATTGCCGCCGAGGCCGGCTCCAATCTGAAGATCGTGGATTCCGTGATCGAGGTGAATGCAGCCCGCAAGAAGAAGATGGCGGACAAGGTCATCGATTTCATGGGCGGCGATGTCAGCGGCAAGACCGTGGCCCTGCTGGGTCTTGCGTTCAAGCCGAACACCGACGACATGCGCGAGGCCCCCAGCATCGACATCGTCGAAAAGCTGCAGGCGGCAGGCGCCAGGATCCGTGCCTACGATCCGGCGAGCATGGAAGAAGCCGGCAAATACATGAAGGACGTCCTGTTCTGCGACGGTCCGTATCATGCCATCGAGAATGCGGATGTGGTCGTGATCGTGACGGAATGGGACCAGTTCCGGGCGCTGGATCTGGACCGGGTCAAGTCCCTGCTCAAGACTCCGAAGGTGGTCGACCTGCGGAACATCTACAAGCCGGACTACATGAAGGACCGCGGTTTCGACTATACCAGCGTCGGGCGCACCTACTGACCGCCTGACGGGACCTGCCGTTCACCGTCTCGGAACTCCGGGCGATGCGTCCAGGCTTGCGGCACATCGCCGGTAAACGCGGCGGTCACCGATTTCAACCGCCCCCGACCAGCGTCGCCATGTGCTGCATGGCGAGCTGATAGCCGTGCACGCCGCAGCCGGCAATGACCGCGTCGGCCCTTGCGGAGACATAGGAATGATGCCGGAAGCTTTCGCGCTTGTGGATATTGGAGATATGTACCTCGATGACCGGAAAGCTGCAGGCACTCAACGCGTCCAGGATCGCGATCGACGTGTGGGTATAGGCCGCCGGATTGATGATGATCCCCTGCGCGGACTCCCGGGCCTCGTGGATCCAGTCGATCAGTTCGTGCTCCGCATTGCTCTGGCGGAACACCACTTTGAGCCCGGACTGGTCCGCGACGGACTCGCACAGTTGCCGCACATCGTCCAGCGTCTGCTTCCCGTAGATCCCCGGTTCCCGCTTCCCGAGAAGATTGAGATTCGGTCCGTTCAGAACGTAAATGGCCTGTGACATGGGTGATGCTCTCCAAAACTGTGCTGCCACAATGTCGCAATACAACGATTTTTGCCAACAAAACCGCCAGCTTAGAGCAGAAGATTGTGGACGACATTCAAATGCAACGCCAGAGCCTTTACTTCGTGTTGCGCAGATCAAGTTTACGTATTATTAACCATGAAAATCCAGTTTGAAGACAATCGACTCGACCGGGATCCCTTGATCATGCTGCGCGAACGGCTGGACACACCTGAGGCTTTGATGGCTGCGATTGAAGGCTATCAACATCTTCCGATCGATGTTCTTTCGCAATTCCTGCTGGATCATTATACCGTCGATCTCGATGTGCTTGCGGAACTTGCCGAGACCCTGGATGGTCGCCAGGCAGCATCAACGCGCACTGTAGCTCAATCCGCGGCCTGACACGCTTCCTGGCAGTTGCCACGCCCCGAAATCCAGACTTCCAGATAAACCAGCGTTCAGGTGAGCATGCCTGATGTGCCTAGCCGATCGCGGTAACGTTGCCGCTTTCGCCTTCCCGCGGCTCCTGTCCCGGTGCCTGACCGGGGCCACCCTGCCAGATCTTCTGGCGGTTGCGGATTTCCCGCGGTGCCGGACCGAAATAGGTCGCGGTCTTGATGAAGTCGCGGGGATGCAGGATCACGCTTGATACACGCTGATAGAGCGATTTGGCCGAGATCGGTTTGGACAGAAGCTCGTGAACGCCCAGTCTGCGTGCTTCCACGATCCGGCTGCGCTCCGTATGGGCCGTGACCATGATGATCGGAATATAGGCGAACGGATTGTTCGGGCTGCGGATCATGCGCACCATGTCGGCCCCGTCCAGAATGGGCATGACCCAATCCAGAATGAGGATGTCCGGATTTGCACGGTCCATCGCCTCAAGGCCCGAGGCCCCGTCTTCGGCTTCGACAATGCGGCGCGCGCCAAAACCCTGCAGCATCGTGCGCAGGATCGTTCGCATGTAGGCGCTGTCCTCGACCAGCAAGAATGTCAGTGAGGCAAGATCCAGGCTCACCAATTCCTCCTTGTTTGCGCCCAAGTGTTGGCATGAAAGTCTGAATAATGAGTTATACCAGCCGTCACTGATCATGACTCATCTGATGGACCATATCGGTTTGCCGGCGAGGCGCGTCGCACAGCACGCCATAGTCCGTACACGTACTGGGTGTCTTCGGTGACGGCAGAAGGGACCCTTGCCCCCAGTCCGAAACCGCGGGCGGCAAGCAGAGGGTAACTATTTCCGCGGCGTTATATTTAGCATCGAAATAGCAAAGCTATCTTCACAGCTTGGTAATATTGCGGAGAATTAATTCCTCCCGAGGAGCAATGTTAACGGGGCTTTCAACCCTGCAGGAACATGTTGTTGCCATCGCAGCGCAGTAAAGCGAGTCAGCTTTGACAACGATTGTACAGATCATGTCCCGTGACCCAGATCCATTCGAGCAGGACGATCAGCTCAAATTCGAGCACGATGCGTCTGAGCCGGTCCCCGGCGGCAGGTTGGGGAAAATCTGCTGCTGTTCGCGGGCATCGGCCTTGTGCTTCTGGCGACGGGCATGGCCCTCACAAATTTCCTGTCCTGATTTCCTCCCCTCCTCCTCGGGAGCGCCCGGAGCCACCGGGAAAGCTTCACGGTCAAAGGAGGATCAGCCGGCCTTTGGCCCATTTGCGGCGAACAGCGCCACACAACCCACCAGATCGACATCTTCAACGCGGCGCGACAGCTAGGCCGTCAGGTTTTCCGTTTCATTTCTCCGGAAGGTCGTCATCCTCCAGGATGCGCCACTTGGCGCCTTCCAGGTCGTCATACTGGCCGCTCTTGAGCGACCAGAGGAAAGCGACGAGCCCAAGGCCCCCCAGGAAGAGCGCGATCGGGATAAGGTAGATCAGCACGTCCATGAACGAATTATCCTTGCCTCTCGCGGTTCACCAGCCGTTCGCGCACGGGCCCGGGCTCAGCCAGCCCCTCGCCCCAGCGGAGCTTGAGGGCATTGGCGGTGACGGCCAGAGACGAGGCGGACATGGCCACGGCCGCGACAAGCGGCGTGACGAAGCCTGCCACGGCAATCGGAACGGCAATGACGTTATATAGGGCGGAAATCCAAAGGTTCTGCTCGATTGCCGCGCGGGCTCTTTTCGCCAATCGCAGGGCATCGGCCACGGGCTGCAGCTTGTCGCCCAGGAAAACCGCATCCGCGGCCGCCTGGCTGAGATGAACGGCGGAGACCGGCGACAGGGAAACATGGGCGCCCGCAAGGGCCGGGGCATCGTTGAGACCGTCGCCCACCATCAGCACCTTTCGACCCTGGCGCTGCAATTCTTCGAGACGGGCAATCTTCTGCGCCGGCTTGATGCCGGCCTGCCACACCGTGATGCCGAGTGCCTGCGCGCAGCTTTCGACCGCGGGCTGCGTGTCCCCGGAGAGGATTTCCAGCGCGTAGCCCTGCGCCTTGAGATGATCGATGACGGTGCGGGCGTCGGACCGCAGTTTCTGGCGGAAGGCGAGCAATTTCACAGGCCGGTTCCCGAACCGGATCGCCAGCAGGGACGCACCCGGCGCGCCTTGCAGGACCGCGTGAACCTCAGCTGCGCTCGCGCCGCAGAATTCAGGACTGCCGAGGCGCAATGTCTCGTCGCCGACCCGGGTTTCCAACCCGGCGCCCGAGACTTCCTTCACTTCGGGCAGCGGCATGATTGCGCCTGTCGCCCTTACAAGAGCCGTGGAGAGCGGATGCCGGCTGGCAAGGGCAAGGCGTCCGCCCAGAGCGGTCACGCTGTCCTGCGGGTCGATTGCCGCGCACAGTTCCGGCTCTGCCAGGGTCAGCGTCCCGGTCTTGTCGAACAGGATCGTGTCGACGTCGGACAGGCACTCGATCGCATTGCCGGAGTTGAGCAGCACACCGTGGCGGAACAACTGGCCGGCGGCGACGACCTGGACGGCGGGCACAGCAAGTCCAAGCGCGCAGGGACAGGTGATGATCAGCACCGAGATGGAGATCACCAGCGCCGGTTGCCACTCCAGCCCCGCCAGAAGCCAGCCGAAAAAAGTCAGTGCCGCGGCGCTGTGAACCAGCGGCGCATAAAGACGGGCGGCTCGATCGGCAATACGGACATATTTCGACTTTGCCTGTGAGGCCGTTTCCAGGAGCCGGTTCACCTCATCGAGCAGGGTTGCGCCGGAAGCCGCCTCCACTCGTACCTGGAGCGCGCCCGAACCGTTCAGCGTGCCCGCATAGACACGCTGGCCGGGCTTCACGGGGACGAGCAGACTCTCACCGGTGACGAGACTCTGGTCGATTTCCGACGCGCCTGTTTCCACCGCGCCGTCGACAGGAACGCGCTCTCCACCGGAAACCAGCACGAGATCGCCTGCGGTAATCTTGGAAAGCGGCACTTCACGCACACTGCCGTCGGCATTGATCCGGGCAGCAACTTCCGCCTTGAGTGCGGCGATGTTTTCGGCGAAGGACCGGGTTCGGCCCCGCATGTTGTGGTCGAGATACCTGCCGACCAGAAGGAAGAACAGCAGCATCACGGCCGATTCGAAATAGGCGTGGTGCTGGTGCTGCGCGGTCTGCACGAGCGATAGCGCCATTGCGAGACTGACACCGATCGTGATCGGCACGTCCATGTTCAGGCGGCCGCTCGACAGGGCGTTCAGCGCGCTTTTCAGAAACGGGCGCCCGCTATAGGCCACCGTCGGCAAGGCAATCAGGGCCGACAGCCAGTGGAAGAAGTCGCGGGTTTCCGGGGTGATGTCGGTCGCATTGCCGGACCAGACGGAGACGGACAGCAGCATGATGTTCATGCCGGCAAAACCCGCAACCGCGAGACAGCGCAGAAGCTCCTTGCCCGTCTTGTCCTGGCGTTCCCTGTGGCTCGCCGGGTCGAAGGGATGGGCCGTATAGCCCAGCCGTGCCAGTTCGGCGACGATCTCGTCGGCGCCGGTCTCGTCTTCCACCCAGTCGACGCCAAGGCGCTGACTGGTCAGGTTGACACGAGCCGTGCGGATACCGGGCAGGCGCTTCAGTCCGCGTTCGATGTCGCCCATGCAGGCCGCGCAGGTGATGCCGTCGACGGCAAGGTCCATATGAACCGCGCCATCCTTGCCGGGCGTCACGAATGCCTGCCAGTCACGCTGATGAACCGTCATGGCGATCGCCTCACTCTTTCACGAAGATCCGGTTCTCGGACCTGAATTTCCGCTGACCGTCCTGTTCGATTTCGAGAATGAGCATCCAGTTGCCCGCCGGCACATGGTCCACCTCCCCGACATAGCGTCCGCCGCCGTCGGGTGCGAGGCGGACTTTCACGTCGGCCGTTTCCTGCACGGGGTTGCGCAGAAGGGCATTGACGCTCAGGCCATAGAGCGCGCCGCCGCCGGCATCCGCCGCGGTTATCATGAGCCTGGCGCCGTCCGGGCCAACACGGACGAGTTCGCTCGACACCTGCCAGTGCAGTTGCTCCTGCGCCTTTGCGGCGGCGATTTCCTGATTGTAGGACTGCCCGGCCTCATAGGAGCTGTCCACCACCACGCCAGGGAACGACCCGACCGCCAGGTAGACGAAGACACCGTTTGCCGCAAACACCACGCCAAAGAAGCCGAGCAGCCAGGCGAGAACCGTCTTTCCGGTGATCGTCCCGGGTTCTTTCATATTCGACCGAACCATCGTCATGTCACTCTCCTCAAGGCCTGTCCGGCGCTTTGAACGTGTCTTTTGCCGTCACCACTTCGCCCATCACGCTTTCGGTGATGCGGAAGGTGACCGGCGTCGAGGGCGGCAGCTTTTCCCATCCGGGCGAGGTCACCAGAACGCGGACTTCCCGCGTGGTGTCCGGACCGACTTCGAGGATCGGACGTCCGGCAAAGCTCGTGTCGACGCCGATTGCCTCCACCGATGTGTTCGGCGGCATGCCTTCCACATGCAGCATGAAGCTGCGGGAATGGAGGCGCTTGTTGGAAAGGCGCACCGTGTAGCCGTTGCGCACCGAGCCGTCAGACAGTTCCACGAAAACCGGGTTCCGGTCGTGCAGCACGCTGATGTCGGCAAAATCCCGGTTCAGCAGGGTGAACAGCATGATGGCGCCGACCAGGACAATGACCGCCGCATAGATGATCGTTCGCGGCCGGACGATTTCGTAGACCGGTTCCTTGCCCTCAATGCGGCGCTGAATGTTCTCGTCCGTGTCATACCCGATCAGTCCGGTCGGCTTGCCGATCTTGGTCATCACGTTGTCGCAGGCGTCGATGCACAATCCGCACTGGATGCAGTCGAGTTGCATGCCCTTGCGGATATCGACCCCTGTCGGACAAACCTGAAAGCACTGATAGCAATCGATGCAGTCGCCGGCAGGCATCCCCTGTTCGGCAAGCTTCCTGTTCTGCTTCAGCGATCCGCGCGGTTCGCCGCGGTCCCACAGATACGTGACGTTAAGGGCCTTCTCGTCCGTCAGTGCCGCCTGAATGCGCGGCCACGGGCACATGTAGATGCAGACCTGCTCGCGCATGAAGCCGGCGAGCAGATAGGTCGTCGACGTGAGGATCGCAATCCAGACATAGGCCACCATCGGCGCCTGGAAGGTCAGCAACTGCCAGACCAGGGTCGGCGCGTCGTTGAAATAGAGGACCCAGGCACCCCCGGTCCACCAGGCGATCATCAGCCAGAAAAAATGCTTGGTGATCCGCTTGCGGACCTTGCCGAAGCTCAGCGGCTCCTTGTCCAGGGCCATACGCTCGCGCCGGTCCCCTTCAACCTTGCGCTCGACCCACAAGAACAGGTCCGTCCAGACCGTCTGGGGGCACAGGTAGCCGCACCAGATCCGGCCCGCCACGGCGTTCATCAGGAACAGCGCCACCGCGGCAATGATCAGGAGCCCGGTCAGGTAATAGACTTCCTGCGGCCAGATTTCGATGAAGAAGAAATAGGCGCGCCTGTTCTCCATATCGACCAGGACGGCCTGGCTGGGGGCATCCGGTCCGCGGTCATAGCGGATGAACGGCAGGAAATAGTAGATGCCGAGCGTAAGGAAAAGCAGACCCCACTTTATCCGGCGGAACTTGCCGTGCGTGGCCATCGGATAGATCTTCTTCGCGGCCTCGAACCAGGTCTCCGTCTGCCCGGCCTGCCCGGCCTGATGGGTCTCGGTGTCCGTAGACATTCCGTCCGTCCTTTTTTCAAAATTGAAATGACCCCGCCCCACTGGGATCTTCCCTGGGGTGACGGCCTTGCGGTTCCCGCCACCTTTCAAATATTAATCCGGCGCAAGCGGTCTGACTTTGCGCCGGATCAATTCTCGCTCATTGCCGGAACGATCCGGCTTAAATGCCGCCACCGAAGGAATGGACGTAGAGCGTCAGCGATTTGATTGTCGCCGGGTCCAGACGGCCGGCCCATGCAGGCATGACGCCGTTGCGCGGGGTGTCGATCTGGGCCTTGATGTCCGCCAGGGACTTGCCATAGAGGTAGTTTGCCGACATCAGGCTCGGCGCGCCGACCTCCTGAATACCCTCCAGGCTTTCGCCGTGGCAGGCTGCGCAATTGTCCGCATAAAGCGTTTGTCCGGCAGCCAGGTCAACACCCTCTTCTGCGGTCAGTCCAACGCGGGAGGCGACGAAATTGGCAACCTGGTCGATCTCTTCGCCCGTAAGCAGCTCGTCCCGTCCGAAAGCCGGCATTTCGCCGAAGCGGGCTTCGTCATGGTCCGAGCGGATGCCGTATTGGAGCGAGGTGTGGATGTCCTCCAGCGTGCCACCCCAGATCCAGGTGTCATCCTGCAGGTTCGGGTAGCCTTCGGACCCCGCACCGCCGCCGCCGTGGCACGGAGCGCAGTTGTCGCCGAATGCGGCCTGTCCGTTGGCCAGGGCGAATTGCAGCAATTGCTGATCCTTGCCGATGTCCTCAAGGGGCGTGGCCACGACCTTGTCCGCAAACTCGGACCGGCCCGCGATGACTTCCTCATAGGCGGCAATCGCCTCGGCGCGCTGGTTGGCGCCCAGGATGCCGGTCGTATAGCTGGAGATCAGCGGCCAGGAGGGATAGAGCACCCAGTAGATCACCGCCCAGACGATGGTGACGTAGAACAGATACAGCCACCATTTCGGCAGGGGATTGTTCAGCTCCTTCAGACCGTCCCACTCGTGGCCGGTTGTCTCGACCCCGGAGACCTGGTCGATTTCCTTGTTATGTATGTCTGCCATGGATCAGTCCTCCCGGAGCGGGATTTGCGAGGCTTCGTCGAACTTTTCGCGGTTCTTCGGCCACAATGCGTAGGCCAGAACGATGCCAAACAGGATCATGAAGTAGAGTAGGCCCCAGGTCTGCGCGAAACCTGCGAAAGCGGAATACGTTTCGTTCATCGCCGTTACCTCGAGTTCGCCTTGTCGTCGTAGATTGAGAAGTCGACCATCGTGCCCAGCACCTGGAGATAGGCGACCAGAGCATCCATCTCGGTGACTTCGGCGGGATTGCCGTCGAAATCGCGGATGAGAGCAGTCGGATAGCGTTCCTCGAAGGCGTAGGCCGCGTCCGTGTCGGGAGATGCCTGACCCAGAATGTCCGACTTCGCATTGTCGACCTGGTCTTCGCTGTAAGGCACGCCAATGACCGTGTTGACGGAGAGCTGTGCCTTGATATCCCGTGTGTTCAGCTTGTTTTCCGCCAGGAACGGATAGCCGGGCATGATGGACGCCGGAACCAGCGAGCGCGGGTCTCTCAGGTGCTCGACATGCCAGGCGTCGGAATATTTTCCGCCGACGCGCGCAAGGTCGGGACCTGTGCGTTTGGAACCCCACTGGAACGGATGGTCATACATGGATTCCGCAGCCAGCGAGAAATGGCCGTAGCGCTCCAGTTCGTCACGCATCGGGCGGACCATCTGCGAGTGGCAGGTGTAGCAGCCCTCGCGGATGTAGATGTCGCGCCCGGCAAGCTCCAGCGGCGTATAGGGCCGCATGCCTTCCGTCTTCTCGATCGTGCTCTTCAGGTAGAAGAGCGGTGCGATCTCGACCAGGCCGCCGATGGCGACCATGACCAGAATGCCGATCAAGAGGACAAAGGAGTTCTTTTCAAAGACTTCGTGTTTTTTCCAAACTGACATTTCATCCCCCTTATTCGGCCGGAGCCAGGGAGCCAGCCGGTACGGTTTCTGCTTCTTCAGCTTCGCCGTGACGGACGGTCATCCAGAGATTGAAGGCCATGATCAGGGCGCCGAGCACGAAGAGCGCACCGCCGAGAGCACGGATGATATAGAAGGGATGCATCGCCTCGACGGTTTCCACGAAGGAGTATTCCAGGAAACCAAGCTTGTCGTAGGCGCGCCACATCAGGCCCTGCATGATGCCGGACACCCACATCGCGGTGATGTAGAGAACGATGCCCAGCGTCGACAGCCAGAAGTGCCAGTTCACCAGTTTCAGCGAGTAGAGGCTCTTCTTGTTCCACAGCCAGGGGATCAGGCAGTAGAGCGCACCGAAGGAGATGTAGCCCACCCAGCCGAGCGCACCGGAATGCACGTGGCCGATGGTCCAGTCGGTGTAATGCGACAGGGAGTTGACCGACCGCAGCGACATCAGCGGACCTTCGAAGGTCGACATGCCGTAGAAGGCGACGGAGACCACCATCATGCGCAGGACCGGATCGGTTCTGAGCTTGTCCCAGGCCCCGGAGAGCGTCATCAGGCCGTTGATCATGCCGCCCCAGGAGGGCATCCACAGGATGATCGAGAAGGTCGCACCGAGCGTCGAGGCCCATTGCGGCAGAGCCGTGTAGTGCAGGTGGTGCGGGCCGGCCCAGATGTAGATGAAGATCAGCGCCCAGAAGTGCACGATGGACAGGCGGTAGGAATAGACCGGCCGCTCGGCGCGCTTGGGGATGAAGTAATACATGATGGCCAGGAAGCCGGCGGTCAGGAAGAAGCCTACCGCGTTGTGGCCGTACCACCACTGCACCATTGCGTCCTGGACGCCCGACCAGACGATGTAGGACTTGGTCGAGTAGATCGAAACCGGGATCGTCAGGTTGTTGACGACGTGCAGCATGGCGATCGTGACGATGAAGGCCAGGTAGAACCAGTTGGCAACGTAGATATGCGGTTCCTTGCGCCTCCAGAGCGTGCCGAGGAAGAGCATCAGATAGGCGACCCAGACGATGGTCAGCCACAGGTCGGCGTACCATTCCGGCTCAGCGTATTCCTTGCTCTGCGTCGCGCCGAGCAGATAGCCTGTGCCCGCGATGAGGATGAAGACGTTGTAGCCGATGATGACGAACCACGGCAGGATCTTGCCCGGCATACGCGCCCGCGAGGTGCGCTGGACCACATACATGGAAGACGCCAGCAGCACGTTGCCGCCGAACGCAAAGATCACCGCGGATGTGTGCAACGGCCGCAAGCGGCCGAAATTCGTCCAGGGCAGATCGA is a window of Roseibium salinum DNA encoding:
- the ccoS gene encoding cbb3-type cytochrome oxidase assembly protein CcoS, giving the protein MDVLIYLIPIALFLGGLGLVAFLWSLKSGQYDDLEGAKWRILEDDDLPEK
- a CDS encoding heavy metal translocating P-type ATPase; its protein translation is MTVHQRDWQAFVTPGKDGAVHMDLAVDGITCAACMGDIERGLKRLPGIRTARVNLTSQRLGVDWVEDETGADEIVAELARLGYTAHPFDPASHRERQDKTGKELLRCLAVAGFAGMNIMLLSVSVWSGNATDITPETRDFFHWLSALIALPTVAYSGRPFLKSALNALSSGRLNMDVPITIGVSLAMALSLVQTAQHQHHAYFESAVMLLFFLLVGRYLDHNMRGRTRSFAENIAALKAEVAARINADGSVREVPLSKITAGDLVLVSGGERVPVDGAVETGASEIDQSLVTGESLLVPVKPGQRVYAGTLNGSGALQVRVEAASGATLLDEVNRLLETASQAKSKYVRIADRAARLYAPLVHSAAALTFFGWLLAGLEWQPALVISISVLIITCPCALGLAVPAVQVVAAGQLFRHGVLLNSGNAIECLSDVDTILFDKTGTLTLAEPELCAAIDPQDSVTALGGRLALASRHPLSTALVRATGAIMPLPEVKEVSGAGLETRVGDETLRLGSPEFCGASAAEVHAVLQGAPGASLLAIRFGNRPVKLLAFRQKLRSDARTVIDHLKAQGYALEILSGDTQPAVESCAQALGITVWQAGIKPAQKIARLEELQRQGRKVLMVGDGLNDAPALAGAHVSLSPVSAVHLSQAAADAVFLGDKLQPVADALRLAKRARAAIEQNLWISALYNVIAVPIAVAGFVTPLVAAVAMSASSLAVTANALKLRWGEGLAEPGPVRERLVNRERQG
- the ccoG gene encoding cytochrome c oxidase accessory protein CcoG yields the protein MSTDTETHQAGQAGQTETWFEAAKKIYPMATHGKFRRIKWGLLFLTLGIYYFLPFIRYDRGPDAPSQAVLVDMENRRAYFFFIEIWPQEVYYLTGLLIIAAVALFLMNAVAGRIWCGYLCPQTVWTDLFLWVERKVEGDRRERMALDKEPLSFGKVRKRITKHFFWLMIAWWTGGAWVLYFNDAPTLVWQLLTFQAPMVAYVWIAILTSTTYLLAGFMREQVCIYMCPWPRIQAALTDEKALNVTYLWDRGEPRGSLKQNRKLAEQGMPAGDCIDCYQCFQVCPTGVDIRKGMQLDCIQCGLCIDACDNVMTKIGKPTGLIGYDTDENIQRRIEGKEPVYEIVRPRTIIYAAVIVLVGAIMLFTLLNRDFADISVLHDRNPVFVELSDGSVRNGYTVRLSNKRLHSRSFMLHVEGMPPNTSVEAIGVDTSFAGRPILEVGPDTTREVRVLVTSPGWEKLPPSTPVTFRITESVMGEVVTAKDTFKAPDRP
- a CDS encoding response regulator; amino-acid sequence: MSLDLASLTFLLVEDSAYMRTILRTMLQGFGARRIVEAEDGASGLEAMDRANPDILILDWVMPILDGADMVRMIRSPNNPFAYIPIIMVTAHTERSRIVEARRLGVHELLSKPISAKSLYQRVSSVILHPRDFIKTATYFGPAPREIRNRQKIWQGGPGQAPGQEPREGESGNVTAIG
- the ccoN gene encoding cytochrome-c oxidase, cbb3-type subunit I, with product MAQTKAKMVSLEEGGFAIFLVLLAFACIIVAGKTFDNVMAFHAGIGALVAAVSVFFIFKNYFDDGGEPIPAEIDGKPNYNFGPVKFGSVAAMFWGIAGFTVGLIIALQLAWPALNFDLPWTNFGRLRPLHTSAVIFAFGGNVLLASSMYVVQRTSRARMPGKILPWFVIIGYNVFILIAGTGYLLGATQSKEYAEPEWYADLWLTIVWVAYLMLFLGTLWRRKEPHIYVANWFYLAFIVTIAMLHVVNNLTIPVSIYSTKSYIVWSGVQDAMVQWWYGHNAVGFFLTAGFLAIMYYFIPKRAERPVYSYRLSIVHFWALIFIYIWAGPHHLHYTALPQWASTLGATFSIILWMPSWGGMINGLMTLSGAWDKLRTDPVLRMMVVSVAFYGMSTFEGPLMSLRSVNSLSHYTDWTIGHVHSGALGWVGYISFGALYCLIPWLWNKKSLYSLKLVNWHFWLSTLGIVLYITAMWVSGIMQGLMWRAYDKLGFLEYSFVETVEAMHPFYIIRALGGALFVLGALIMAFNLWMTVRHGEAEEAETVPAGSLAPAE
- a CDS encoding FixH family protein, yielding MTMVRSNMKEPGTITGKTVLAWLLGFFGVVFAANGVFVYLAVGSFPGVVVDSSYEAGQSYNQEIAAAKAQEQLHWQVSSELVRVGPDGARLMITAADAGGGALYGLSVNALLRNPVQETADVKVRLAPDGGGRYVGEVDHVPAGNWMLILEIEQDGQRKFRSENRIFVKE
- a CDS encoding cbb3-type cytochrome c oxidase subunit 3; this encodes MNETYSAFAGFAQTWGLLYFMILFGIVLAYALWPKNREKFDEASQIPLRED
- the ccoO gene encoding cytochrome-c oxidase, cbb3-type subunit II — its product is MSVWKKHEVFEKNSFVLLIGILVMVAIGGLVEIAPLFYLKSTIEKTEGMRPYTPLELAGRDIYIREGCYTCHSQMVRPMRDELERYGHFSLAAESMYDHPFQWGSKRTGPDLARVGGKYSDAWHVEHLRDPRSLVPASIMPGYPFLAENKLNTRDIKAQLSVNTVIGVPYSEDQVDNAKSDILGQASPDTDAAYAFEERYPTALIRDFDGNPAEVTEMDALVAYLQVLGTMVDFSIYDDKANSR
- the aroQ gene encoding type II 3-dehydroquinate dehydratase — translated: MSQAIYVLNGPNLNLLGKREPGIYGKQTLDDVRQLCESVADQSGLKVVFRQSNAEHELIDWIHEARESAQGIIINPAAYTHTSIAILDALSACSFPVIEVHISNIHKRESFRHHSYVSARADAVIAGCGVHGYQLAMQHMATLVGGG
- the ccoP gene encoding cytochrome-c oxidase, cbb3-type subunit III, yielding MADIHNKEIDQVSGVETTGHEWDGLKELNNPLPKWWLYLFYVTIVWAVIYWVLYPSWPLISSYTTGILGANQRAEAIAAYEEVIAGRSEFADKVVATPLEDIGKDQQLLQFALANGQAAFGDNCAPCHGGGGAGSEGYPNLQDDTWIWGGTLEDIHTSLQYGIRSDHDEARFGEMPAFGRDELLTGEEIDQVANFVASRVGLTAEEGVDLAAGQTLYADNCAACHGESLEGIQEVGAPSLMSANYLYGKSLADIKAQIDTPRNGVMPAWAGRLDPATIKSLTLYVHSFGGGI
- a CDS encoding UDP-glucose dehydrogenase family protein, which codes for MRVAMIGTGYVGLVSGTCFADFGHVVTCIDKDASKIDALNNGRIPIYEPGLQDLVAKNVAEERLFFRTDPKDAIREADAVFIAVGTPTRRGDGHADLSYVYAAAEEIAGLIDGFTVIVTKSTVPVGTGDEVEAIVRRTNPDADFAVVSNPEFLREGAAISDFKRPDRVIVGTESQRAVGVMQELYRPLFLNETPIIVTRRRTSELTKYAANAFLAVKITFINEIADLCEKVGANVQEVSRGIGLDNRIGSKFLHAGPGYGGSCFPKDTLALSRIAAEAGSNLKIVDSVIEVNAARKKKMADKVIDFMGGDVSGKTVALLGLAFKPNTDDMREAPSIDIVEKLQAAGARIRAYDPASMEEAGKYMKDVLFCDGPYHAIENADVVVIVTEWDQFRALDLDRVKSLLKTPKVVDLRNIYKPDYMKDRGFDYTSVGRTY